The genomic DNA ATAATTTTGCCATAAAAATTACATTATTTaccatataaaatataaaataaaagataaaattgTAAATGTAGAATTCATAATATCATAACTTCAATAATAAGTTCGATCCAAAAGATATGTCAAATGTTAGGAAAACATCGTGAACAGTTAACATATTCCAAATTCTAAATATTTAAACAAGGAGTCTAAACATTCTTTTTGGTGGAAATTGCAGTATAATAAAACTTAGCTCCAAAGCTTCTCATGATATCTAGCCTGCAATCATCAACCATATAAACAAGTATTAGTATTgattaaaaaaattctaaaagtTCTTTAAACTCATTGTTCTTGATTCAAAAGAAAAACATGTATAAAAATGGCGTGAACATCCAACAATTAGACAAAAAATAAACATATAACATACAATCATTTATAATTGACTCGAATACCTAAACGTTAGACAAAAAACTAATATATTACCTTAATTGCAATGTCAACAAAACTTCAAGATCAATTGTCCAAACGACTTTCTTGCCCTGTAAAATGGAAAGTTTTGGCTAATCAATTTCATACCAAGATTACAACATAATCATATCCATTTAGTATTGCGAAATAGCTAAAAAACGTAACTAGTTAAAAGTGATTACCATTATCATATTGACTTCTTGAAGATGATATTTCGTTAACCGGTAAAGAATTGTTATGGACCAAAGAACCAATACCGGGGATCTAAAACATATAAACCAAACAAAAGCTGGTACATAAATATGTAATCGTAAAAGAACAAATAATGGTAATGTATGTAAATTACCTGCATGTTTATATTGCTAAGAACCGAAGACAAATTCGCGTTGGGGATATGTTCTTGGAAAATGATAGCCATAGCATTGACAACACTCTTTAACTGCTCGTTCGTTTGGATAACACTCTTTAGCTGATCATTAGTTTGTGCATATGTCGAAGAAGCACCATTACTTTTTGCGGCTGGCATCCTTCCAACTAATCGAACATATCCTCTTTTCTCCGGGCCTTTAACTTTTGAGTAGTCATCATTTTTAAAATCATCTGGATCGCCGGGTGTGATTGTAGAGtcatttgtaattttttttaatgaagCCTAATTAAACAGATAACAAAATAGATAATCATAAGAAAATTAAACACACCCATGATATATAAGAACATTAAAATACATTACCACAACTTGAGTAGCGTTATCATCAACAATGCTTCCATCTTTACGAGTGCGAGTTTTTATATACATTTCTCCTCGTGTTGGATGTATACCATTATTCTCCGCGGCCTATAATTTATGTTTGATGGTTAGTAAgggaaataaaaacaaaaatattcaaaaattaaTAAATGTAAAAAAAAGCTAGAATAATACCATTTCATGGGCAAGTCTAGCAAAAGACTTTGTCCCGCTGACATGAGGCTCCTTCATCTTTGAGCGGCTCAATCTTTTAACACCGCATGTACTCTATGGTAAATGGTAAAGTTATACATGACAAGATTTCTTTAATCTAATTCCATAATTACATATATTTCATAAGAAATCAACATTACATCATTGTTACCTGATATTCCGAAGTGAACCAACGAGTAACAAGTTCTTTAAATTGAGTTGGATTCACTCGGTCGTCATTTTTAACTTGTTGTGCCACAATTTCATCAACACTAAGGCTTGGATCATATGCACATGCCTTTAACGAACCTTTCCACTCTTTCCATTTTCTTCCGATGCTAGTCAAGATCCAGTTTTTAATCTCGTTTGTTTCATTTGGATGAATAACAAATTTAGActacaaacataaaatatatatataaattagaaTATACCTCTTAGCTTAACTACTAATACATTTTGAAACTCGATAAACACATATACCTTAACGAGTGAATACATGTCCTCCCTTTTTTGTATTGGAACCTTCCTCCAGTCAGAATATTCTATGGATACATGATCAGCCATCCTCGCGAGCGTACCAAGGAATTGAACAAGTTCATTAGCTTCAGCCCCAACAGGCTTTCCATACTTGTTGAATGTGACAGCTATTCTTTTTGTACTATCCATCTTCCAAATTTCAGCTTTTGTTGTATAGCCTCTAACCCTTTTAGGAGCGCctaacaagttaaaaaaaaacaaaataagtaCAAAAAACGGTCTATTAATAGTTTACAAATTTTAATACAAATTAAACATATATGCTATTATTTTGTGTCTAAACATCATTACAAATTGTGTACAGTTTTTACCTTGTATTTCACTAGCTTGATGACCTTGAGTTTCAAAAACTTGATGGTCTTCATCATGGTCGTCGTCAACATGGTCTTCAACACGCTCAGTTGAGATTGTAGAAGTGATATGTAGCCTCTTACGCCTACCTATACTATTACCTTTTATATTAGAACTTGTTGCCTTTTGTTTTTCCGGGCCTTGTAATTGTTCATTAACATTGTCTTCATCGTTAGAATAGTCGTGATCTGCCATTCGTATCACATGTTGACCAACATCATCCACTTCTATATCCGCTTCTTAAAGAATATAGAGTAAATTAATATAAAAGATACtattaattaaaataactttATGAACAACAAAATGATACCTTGAAACAtctcatcatcctcatcaacaaGAACCAGCTTTTTCTTTGCTCCTTCTTTATTACCTTTGATTATTTCACTCATGGTAACTGTTGGTTTTGTTGCATTTGAAGTTGATGGAAGCTTTTGAGAGACATTTGGAGCAACGACTCGACGTAGCTTCATTATATTAGCAACTCTATTTGAAGACATCGGTGGAATATATTGTGGACGGTTTTGCTATAACAAATTTATTTTCATTAGAAAACAtgtgtatataaaataaaataaataaagtttTGATAACCAAATTACCTTTTTCActgtttttttcttcattttttgaCTTTCTTCCAAACTAGCCTGAGAATTTATGATGTTTTTAATTCCTAATTCTCTTAGTCTTTTATTATTCTCCTGAATCGTAAGTTCTCTTAATTTCATATACTCATTACCCTCATGAGAATTTGATTGGCAACCTTGCATTTTACCATGGTCTTCAACATTGTCATAAGTGTCATGGTCTTCAACATCGGCTTCACCATGGTCTTCAACATTGGCTTCACCATGGTCTTCAACAGTCTCACTGAAGTCCGTAGAAATGATATGTAGCCCCTTGCGCATACCCATAATATCTATTCAAAAAAGACACAATACATATATCAATATTTACCCCATTAACAAAACTTACTGACTTGCTGTGAATGGTAAATGTGAAGTTAAAAGTAAAACTCATGATGGGGCAGTTTACATTATTAAACGTTGTTTGTTATGCTCCTCTACTCAGAGCTCTGCTGAAGCCCTTTTCAACCAGCCAAATTCAGACTTCGGGTAACATGATACATCTTTATCTTATTGTAAATAGAGGTGGAAAAATAGGTGGATCAGGCGAAGTCGGGTAATTAGTCAAAATGGGTTCGGGTTGAACTAGAGAATATTCAGTTCATGTGGGTTGCGCTAAAAGCCTAAAACATTTACTTGTCTATTTTGTACATTTCTGTCAGAGTTAATTAAAGCAACCGTTGGCTTTTAAATTATCTCTGATATGAAATCCTAATCGCGATAGAGATAAAGCAAATTTTGCAAGGTATCACCATAGAGACATCAATTATGCTCTATTTAACTGTGAATAGGTTAATAATTTAAACTATAACATCAGCAATGTGTAATGATAACTTAAAATATAGTTAGCAGACGCCCTTAAAATCCTATTTGTATATTCCTTAAAAGCCTAGTGCTTTGAATGAGATCTTTTCAACCACTTTGGTTTTTTAGCAAGCAACGACATTCATAAACTACAGTTTAATAGCAGTGGAAATACAATTATATGTGGAAGAAGTACATACAATTACGAAAGCAAAAAACATCAATTGGATCGTTaataacacaaacacacctctcAAACACGGAACATATACACACAATCACACATGTTAATCAATTGAACATAATCATTTATTCTTTACCATTTACTGACCTAATATTGAAGGTGTTTTGAGTTGCAATTGAACCAATCGAAACCCTTGGATTGAATCCTTCTAGCGATTGAACAAGTCGTCCTTTGGAATTTAGGCCTGGCTATTGCAGTTTGACAGTGAGGGTAAAATCAAAATGTTAACTGCCGCCTAATTCCCTTTAAAGGAGCGGGAGCCCAATAAAAAAGTTGAATTTTAGAAGTTTTAATCAGTTATTTTGCTTATTCCAAAAAGTTGAATTTTAGAAGTTTTAATTAGCTATTTTGCTCATTCCGTTAATACATGTAatcttttttatatttattattcttttatttttatattcatttattattcttttatttaatatcttGAGTGTTACAATATAATTTAAAAGTTTAATCAAATTATAAGGGAAACTACAATGAGATACACAATACtattttataattaaattaaaCTGGAAACATATTTTATTTAAACTAAAATTATACGCATTTATAGTCAGTGAGGGTAAGGGGTACCAAACGGGTCGTCTTTGGGTGCATAAAAATTCCCGACTAATTCAactcagtggcgaagcttgagatttccgaccgaggggtcgaaaacgtatatacaaaaaaaatctataaaaccggggggtcaaaaacgtatatactcaaaaattctatacgaaaacttatgctctccactactgagtgaaaagttcggggggtcggccgccccctcccgcccccacaaagctacgcccTTGATTCAACTGATCATATAAAAACAccttttgaaaaaaataaaatataatataaatggaGATCATGTAGGGTCATTGATGATCCATTATAGTAGTTGATTATCAATTATGATCAATGGTTGTCGATTAGGGTCAATTTATGCATGGTAAATTTATGGTAGTTGGCTTAGTTATCAATTTTCAAGGCAATGGGGGATTAAGGTCATTGATGGTGCTATAGGTCCAGTGCTCGTCGATTCAAGtcgttaatagaaaaaaattTGTTTACGCATCAGACCGTACCTGCACTTTATAATACCCACACTAAAATATGTCCCATTTTAACCCGAGTCCTCATCATTGATGGTGCTTTAGGTCCGGTGCTGGTCGATTCAGGTCGTTGATGGTGGATTATAGTCAATGCTGACCAATTAAGGCCGATTAAGCAAAACTTGGTGAAGTAAAATCAATGCTCGTAAATTATTATCAAACACGGTGACTCAGAGCTATATACGGTTGTATATGACCCATTACAACTTTAATGGACCGTTATTACTTATAATGGACCCGTCATGTCCATGTATCATAATTATGAAGATATATACGCATCGTTGCACGACGCAAGCGGCAGCGGCGTCGGCTGCGCGGAACACGCGGCAGCGTCATCGGCTGCCCGACGCACACAGCATAGTCATATTTATGTTGTTTGGCGTCGGCTGCGCGCAGAAGCGGTTGCAGCGTCGGCTGCGCGGCGCACGCAACATCGTCATCGGCTGCGCGACGCACACAGCAACGTCGTATTTATGTGGTTCGGACTAAAAAAGAAATATAATTTTAACTACAGTCGGTGGTAAACCTGCTCGGCTCGGTTCGcgtttgtaaaaatataaaagCGACCCAGAGCTAAGTCATGTTAATAAATAGTAAAATCAGAGGCAGAAGTGTATAATGAAATAATAGTTTTTTAAACTTGACAGCATGTTTATTGTTTTTTGGTCATGAAGTTATTTCGTCAAATCGATAAATTCTATCTACAAGTGAAATGGGTCGGGTTAGTCGGGTCACGTGGGGGTAAACCTACCAATACTTTTGTCAGTTTTGTGTATTGCTAATGCAGTATAGATGATTAATTGAAAGAATAAGATCATTTATTTTAAACAATTTAGGGTACTACCAATATTTGATAAACAGTGACTTTTATCAGCAACAATCTACTACAATACACTCAAGAAGGAAAAAAGCAAGTGAACCAAATTTGGCTGCACTATTGTTTTAGCCTTTTATCAACAACTATCTTTTAAGAAAAATATATCAAGAAAATCCTCAAATTTTGACCCATCTCGTGAATCGCGTGATACAATTGCTGAACTGCAATAACATTATAAGGCCGTACCTGCACTTTATAATACCCACGCTAAAATATGTCCCATTTTAACCCAAGTCCTCATTATTGATGGTGCTTTAGGTCTATTGCTGGTCGATTCAGGTCGTTGATGGTGGATTATAGTCAATGCTGACCAATTAAGGCCGATTAAGTAAAACTTGGTGAAGTAAAATCAATGCTCATAAATTATATATCAAATACGGTGACTCATAGCTATGTACGGGTGTATATGGCCCATTACAACTTTTTATGAACCGTTATTACTTATAATGGACCCGCCATGCCAATGTATCATGATTATTACGATATATACGCACAGCTGCGTGGCGCACGCTGCAACGTCGTCGGCGGCTGCGCGACGCAAGCAGCAGCGGCGTCGGCTGTGTGCAGAAGAAGCATCAGCTGCGGGGCGCATGCAGCAGCGTCGTATTTATGCGGTTCAGACTAAAAGAGGAAATATAGTTTTAATTACAGTCAGTGGCAAACCCACTTCGCTGCGGGTATTCTTCTTAAACGAATTTATGCGGTTATAGGATATCTAACATCAGAGACAATATATTAAGTACTTGAACATGTAGTATACATAAAGTAGTTGATATATAAATGTAGCATTGAATATATGAAAAGTTTCATAAAAAATAGTCTAAAAAAAGGTTCCAAACTGGGCAGTCTTGATGTAGCTATCGCTGCAGGTACAACACTAAGCAAAAACCACCAGATGCTAAGTGACTGTATGTCTTCGAAATTGCTCTATTGCTGCATGTTTAGGTCGTTTATCTTTGATCCAAATAACCTTAAAGCAAGTCTTTCTTAGCTAGGGATAAATGTTGACCCATATCGCAAATCAACGGAACTGGCACAACCTCTAATATCTCAATTCTTGACCCACATCACCAACCAACAGCAAAGCAGACAAAGTCAATACAAATTAAAGTCAAACATATATATAATTGGGCTAAAAATACTATACCAAATACTAAAAGAAACATAGTAGACAATTTTATTTGCGCATGAGACCGTACCTGCACTTTACAATACCCATGCTAAAATATGTCCAATTTTAACCCGAGCCCTCATCGTCGTTTTCTTCAACATCTACTTCACATTCCATATCGGGCGTAATGTCTATGCCATCTTCACCATCATCCCCAATCCTATGCAAGTTAGGCACATCAAATGTGCAATCATTCGAATAAGGACCAACTTGATCATCAACACTTCCCATGTCAAATACATCTCTTACTTTTACATGTCTCACGACCTCCCAATCTTTGTGCTTGGGATCTGTTATATAGAACACCTTATCAACTTGTGCTGCCAATACAAAtggatcatccattaaattagcCCCTGTATGTGCCTTGTATGAGAAATTAACCAATGTTAAACCATTATCTATCTTGCAGCCCCTATTGATGTCAACCCAATCACATTTGAATAAAACTACTCGGATTTGACCTGAGTAGTTTAACTCAATAATGTCATTCAATTTACCAAAGTAGTTAGTCACACCATGAACAGGCCTTCTATCTCGACTACTAGCGTAACTTGCACCTTCTACAGTAACAACGACACCACTATTTTGGGTTCTTAGTGATTTCTCTCGTTTTCTTGTGTGAAAACGATAACCCTTAACAAGGTAACCAGAGTATCGTTTCACACTTTTAAGTGGACCACGAGCAAGCCATTTTATCTCTTCCGTTACATCATCCCCTTGCTCTTCCATACGTGCAACCTACAACATGGTTGTTAATAGTCATTAAAGATATATCCCAAATAACAAATTATAACATATTTAATATTCATTTCGAAATACCCTTTTCTTGAACCAACCAGCAAACTGTTGGCAGTGAATCTTGTTCATTTCATAATCTGGCATCCGACGAGAACGGTTTTGTCCCTTGATTATGAGTTTGTGATCCCTAAGAAAATTCACATTATCAATTTTTTGTGATAAATGAATGAATAGGAAGAGTATCAAATAACAAGCATGGATTATTACTCTCGAAAAGGTGTAACTGACTCAACATTGAATAATACATAACGATGTGCTTGAGTGAGAGACTTCTCATCAATGTTTGAATTTGAAGATCTCCTTCTTTTGCGAATAGATACGCCCGAATGCAATTTATGACCTATGGCACGACCGGGACAAAGATTGTTGGATTCTTCAATGTGATTTTGGTGACCCTCATCATCATTCCTAATTGCTCTAGTGAAGACGGTTTCTACTTTTGATAGATACCTAGAGCAAAATGTTATACTTTCCTCAGCTAAATAACCTTCAGCAATTGATCCTTCAGGATGAGCTCTATTATGAACGTATGACTTAAGTTTCAAAAGGTCCCTGTTCATGTCATAATTACAAGTCACTGATCATTTGAAAACTAAAAAATGTAGCAAATAATGAATAAGATATATAGAAATGGTATTTACCTTTCAATAGGGTACATCCACCGAAATGCAACAGGACCTCCAAGCTTAACTTCTGTTGTTAAATGGATCACCAAGTGCACCATTACAGTAAAGAATGAAGGAGGAAATATCTTCTCTAGTTTGCATAAAGTGACAGCAACTTTAGACTCAATAAAATGCAGATCGACATCAGCTAAATCCTTGTAGCAAATGATCTTAAAAAAATTGCATAATTCAATTATAGCCGAGCTTACATGGTCTGGTAAAGTTCCACGTAACGCAATAGGCAAAAATTCTTGCATCAACAAGTGACAATCATAACTCTTCATCCCAATTAGTTTGCACTCATTTAACTGTACACATCGAGAGATATTAGATGAAAATTCATCGGGAGGTTTAATTGACTTAAGGGTTTTTAAAAATTCAGTCTTTTCACCCCGAGTCATTTGATAGCAAGCTTTTGGCATGAAGGTGATATTACTTCTAGGCCGCTTCTTTGGATGCAGTTCCTTTCTTATACCCATTTGTTGCAAGTCAAGTCTTGTTTTATAGTTATCTTTTGACTTTCCTTCTTGTCCCAATAAAGTCCCCACTATGTTGTCACAAACATTCTTTTCAATGTGCATAACATCAAGATTGTGACGCAACAACAAATGCTCCCAATATGGCAACATAAAAAAATTACTTTTCTTTTTCCATGGACCAGGGACATCCTTGTCGACAAGAAATTCAGTGTTATCTAGTTGTTGTAGAACCTCCTCTCCAGAAGAAGGAATAGGAGCAACTCTAAATTCATGGTGTCCAACAAAGGATCTTGTATCTGAACGCCAACGATGGTCAGATGGAAGCCACCTTCGATGACACATGTAACAGTACTTTCGTCCGTGACTAAGCCAATTGGAATCGGTATCAAAACCACATACAGGACATGCAAGTGCTCCTTTAGTGCTCCACCCGGACAGATTGGCATAGCCTGGAAAGTCAGATATGGTAGAAATAATAGATGCCTTCAACTGGAAGTATTGTTTCGTTGAGGCATCAAATGTAGAAACTCCATCTTCCCATAACTCCTTCAATTCTTTTATCAAAGGTTGCATATACACATCTATCTTGTTTCCTGGACCATTGGGACCTGGGATGATTAAAGAAAGAATAAAATTTGGTTGCTTCATAACCAACCATGGTGGCAAATTGTAAGGAATAAGAAAAACTGGCCAAGTACTGTGTGACGAATTCATTGACCTAAATGGGTTGAAGCCATCACTTGCAAGAGCTAGACGAACATTACGGGGATCACTAGCAAATTCGGGAAACTTTTCATCAAAATCTTTCCAAACTAACGCATCTGCTGGATTGGATGCCGCAATTTGCCATCTTTCACACGGTCAATATGATGCCAGTTCATAAGATTAGACGTCTTTGATGACATAAACAATCTTTGAAGTCTAGGTTTTAAAGGAAACCATCTTAATATTTTACAAGCCTTCTTCTTGGGAGGACTCTCTTCATCTTCTGGACTAGCTTCATAAACTTTCCATCTAGAAGATCCacaaaaagaacaaacttcaTCTTTCTCTTTATCATCCCAGAACAACATGCAACCATTACGACATGTATGGATTTTTTCATATCTTAATCCCAAGCTTGCCATGATTTTCTTCACTTGATGCGTTGTtttaggtaacaaatttcctttaGGTAACAAATCCTTCAGAAACTCTAACAACATAGTGAAAGATTTGCTACTCCATCCATTGAGACATTTTAATTGGTACAAACGCacaacacaagataacttgttgTATTTGCAATTCTGGTACACCTTTTCTTCAGCTTCCTTGACAAGGTCATCAAATTCGCTTCTTCTGGTATTCGTCTCTTCACTATTATTTGAAGCGGTCTCATGCATCTCGACTCCAATTCCACCTTCTGTTTCAAATATATCATCCAACATTTCATGCATTTCATGGCGTAATATCTCCTCTTCCTCGTCATAGGTTGTGGTTGTTGATGCAACCGTTGTGCCTTCTCCATGATATACCCATTTCCAGTATTCAGGTCGGAACCCTGAACATATAAGGTGATCTAGAACAGTTTGTCTACTCTTATATTTCATGTTTAGACAACTTGTACATGGACACTTTATCAACGTCCCATTCACACATGCTCTCTCAAATGCAAAATTTAAGAAGGTCTGCACCCCATTAACAAAAGTTTGACTTGATCTTGGTGCAAGGTACATCCATGATCTGTCCATTACTATTCATAATGaaacataacaaactttgtaagTATTAATCATATAATCAGGATTCATCTTCTAAATTGCAAATTATTACAATATATAAGAAGATTTTCAAGATTGTTAAAAATCTATTACTAAACTAAACTAGTTGTACGCATAAAAACAAAACATTCATATCAATTTCAAAGCTGATGATATCATGCTTTAGTTCACACATTTAGACGTACAATTCTCAGAACATATAATGGAACTAAGATTTAGGACAGCAACAAACAACTAGTGATGCTATTTAATTTAAATTGGTTCACTAATTGTACAAAAGCACCTTGAAACCTTCTTTCTGTCAAATTACATATATAGACATATAAAGAACCGTAAATGCACATACACATGTAGGCACTGATCAGTATAGTTTCAGAACTAGTATGGTTTCAGAACTAGTATGGTTTCATAACTGAAGTAATCTAATATTCGTCACAGATACTTGCTAATCAAGCTAGAACAATTAAGAAAATTGAAAGGCCACAGATTGGGTTTTAA from Helianthus annuus cultivar XRQ/B chromosome 7, HanXRQr2.0-SUNRISE, whole genome shotgun sequence includes the following:
- the LOC110867214 gene encoding uncharacterized protein LOC110867214, encoding MNSSHSTWPVFLIPYNLPPWLVMKQPNFILSLIIPGPNGPGNKIDVYMQPLIKELKELWEDGVSTFDASTKQYFQLKASIISTISDFPGYANLSGWSTKGALACPVCGFDTDSNWLSHGRKYCYMCHRRWLPSDHRWRSDTRSFVGHHEFRVAPIPSSGEEVLQQLDNTEFLVDKDVPGPWKKKSNFFMLPYWEHLLLRHNLDVMHIEKNVCDNIVGTLLGQEGKSKDNYKTRLDLQQMGIRKELHPKKRPRSNITFMPKACYQMTRGEKTEFLKTLKSIKPPDEFSSNISRCVQLNECKLIGMKSYDCHLLMQEFLPIALRGTLPDHVSSAIIELCNFFKIICYKDLADVDLHFIESKVAVTLCKLEKIFPPSFFTVMVHLVIHLTTEVKLGGPVAFRWMYPIERDLLKLKSYVHNRAHPEGSIAEGYLAEESITFCSRYLSKVETVFTRAIRNDDEGHQNHIEESNNLCPGRAIGHKLHSGVSIRKRRRSSNSNIDEKSLTQAHRYVLFNVEDHKLIIKGQNRSRRMPDYEMNKIHCQQFAGWFKKRVARMEEQGDDVTEEIKWLARGPLKSVKRYSGYLVKGYRFHTRKREKSLRTQNSGVVVTVEGASYASSRDRRPVHGVTNYFGKLNDIIELNYSGQIRVVLFKCDWVDINRGCKIDNGLTLVNFSYKAHTGANLMDDPFVLAAQVDKVFYITDPKHKDWEVVRHVKVRDVFDMGSVDDQVGPYSNDCTFDVPNLHRIGDDGEDGIDITPDMECEVDVEENDDEGSG
- the LOC110867216 gene encoding uncharacterized protein LOC110867216, giving the protein MDRSWMYLAPRSSQTFVNGVQTFLNFAFERACVNGTLIKCPCTSCLNMKYKSRQTVLDHLICSGFRPEYWKWVYHGEGTTVASTTTTYDEEEEILRHEMHEMLDDIFETEGGIGVEMHETASNNSEETNTRRSEFDDLVKEAEEKVYQNCKYNKLSCVVRLYQLKCLNGWSSKSFTMLLEFLKDLLPKGNLLPKTTHQVKKIMASLGLRYEKIHTCRNGCMLFWDDKEKDEVCSFCGSSRWKVYEASPEDEESPPKKKACKILRWFPLKPRLQRLFMSSKTSNLMNWHHIDRVKDGKLRHPIQQMR
- the LOC110867213 gene encoding uncharacterized protein LOC110867213; translated protein: MGMRKGLHIISTDFSETVEDHGEANVEDHGEADVEDHDTYDNVEDHGKMQGCQSNSHEGNEYMKLRELTIQENNKRLRELGIKNIINSQASLEESQKMKKKTVKKQNRPQYIPPMSSNRVANIMKLRRVVAPNVSQKLPSTSNATKPTVTMSEIIKGNKEGAKKKLVLVDEDDEMFQEADIEVDDVGQHVIRMADHDYSNDEDNVNEQLQGPEKQKATSSNIKGNSIGRRKRLHITSTISTERVEDHVDDDHDEDHQVFETQGHQASEIQGAPKRVRGYTTKAEIWKMDSTKRIAVTFNKYGKPVGAEANELVQFLGTLARMADHVSIEYSDWRKVPIQKREDMYSLVKSKFVIHPNETNEIKNWILTSIGRKWKEWKGSLKACAYDPSLSVDEIVAQQVKNDDRVNPTQFKELVTRWFTSEYQSTCGVKRLSRSKMKEPHVSGTKSFARLAHEMAAENNGIHPTRGEMYIKTRTRKDGSIVDDNATQVVASLKKITNDSTITPGDPDDFKNDDYSKVKGPEKRGYVRLVGRMPAAKSNGASSTYAQTNDQLKSVIQTNEQLKSVVNAMAIIFQEHIPNANLSSVLSNINMQIPGIGSLVHNNSLPVNEISSSRSQYDNG